GCTTAATATTAATGGCGGCCAATACATGCACTAATCCCAGTGCACCACAAACTTACAGACTTAATAAAGGAATTATTGATGAATAAAGTATATTTAGTATCAGCAAAGCGTACAGCAATTGGAAGTTTTGGCGGGGCATTAAAATCGGTGCCTGCCGCTAATCTGGCCGCAGCGGCCGTTAAAGGCGCCTTGGCTGAGGCCAATGTCAATCCGGATCAATTAGATGAATTGATCATGGGTAACGTCATATCTGCCGGGCAGGGCATGGGGCCTGGACGTCAAGCCGCCATTGCTGCAGGTGCTCCCGAGACAATACCAGCTTATACAGTTAACATGATCTGTGGCAGTGGCATGAAAGTTGTCATGGATGCAGCGTCGCGCATCAAGGCTGGTGATGCCGACCTTGTGATGGCCTGTGGTGGTGAAAATATGTCACGGTTCCCTTATATCGTGACGTCAGATATTCGTTTTGGCAGCAAAATGGGCAATCTGGAGTTATCTGATTCGCTGATCACCGATGGCCTGACCGATGTCTTTAATAACTACCACATGGGCATTACCGCCGAAAATATTGCGGAACAAGTCGGTGTTAGTCGTGAAGAGCAAGATGCATTTGCCTTAGAAAGCCAGCGCCGTGCCGTTAGCGCCATAGAAGCCGGTAAGTTTAGCGATGAAATCGTACCAGTTGAAGTAATGGTGCGTCGTAAGACTGCTGTCGTGGATACCGATGAATATCCGCGCCAGGATGCCTCGCAGGAATCTTTAGCTAAGATGCGTGCCGCCTTTAAAAAAGATGGCACAGTGACCGCAGGAAATTCCTCAGGTGTTAATGATGGCGGGGCTGCAATTTTAGTTGCCTCGCAGGGCGCTGTTGATCAGCATCAGCTTAAGCCTGTCGCCGAGTTGGTGAGTTATGCTCAAGTGGGCGTCGATCCAACCGTGATGGGACTGGGTCCTGTGCCGGCAATTAAAGAGGCACTAGCTAAAGCCAATCTTAAATTTTCTGATATCGAATTGCTGGAACTCAATGAAGCCTTTGCTGCTCAGGCATTAGGTGTGATGAAGCAGTTATGTGTTGAGCACGATGAAGATTTGGATAACCTCAAACAACGCACTAATGTTAATGGTGGTGCTATTGCGTTAGGACATCCATTAGGTGCCTCTGGTAACCGGATCATAGTCACTTTGCTCCATGAAATGAGAAAACGGGGTAACAAGTTAGGACTGGCATCACTTTGCATCGGCGGTGGTATGGGTACTGCTGTGATTGTAAGACTGCTTGACTAATCACCCGATGCATCATCGAATTATTTTTTGATGGTGCATAATAAACTGAATATAATCAACGCTATGGTAAGAAAATTAACGAAAATGGAGGAACGAATGGATAAGGGTCTATTGCTGCAGGAAATAGTGCAGACAACAACAAAGGATCAGCATAACGGACTAACAAATAATGAGAAGTTAAAGGTTGAGGCATTGCCATTTAAAGGCTCTTACGAGACACTTTTTAACGATTTTGTCACTTGTAATTATATCCGAGGTTATAACTAATCCTTGAGCCAACTTGATAAAAATTTGGCAAAACGAAGTACTAAAAAGTGATAAATATAATTCAGATACTAAAGCATGAGCAGATTCTGTATTAAGTCAGTCGGATAAATAAACCAGCTGAAAAATTATTATATTTTTATCTAAGCCTCTTTATTGAGGCTTTTTAATACACGTAATAAAGGGAGTAGAGTTCATTTAGTGGTTAGAATTGTTGTTAAGCTTATTGTCCTAAGAGTTAACATGTAAAAGACAAAGGTATACGCATAGGAAAAATATCCTAAATCAAACTAAACTTCTTTATGAAACACTATAAAATGAGGATAGTGATTTCAGTTAATGGTTTACTTGTCTGAGGTGAATACATAAACGCTCAGACTATAGTAAATAGGTATTCATCTAGCCACAGATACAACCATTTGGCATATACTTTAATGGTATTGAAAAGCTCGAAACATTTTGTTCTATAGGAGACTGGTATGTTCTTAAAAAATAGAAATAACGGCGATATAGTAGATGTAGAAAACCTTTGTGATTTAACTAATTTATTTCACGATAAAGTTTTAGGAACTTATCAAGTAGGTGAAGAATTACAAGATCCGCAAGAATTTAATAAAATGGATTTAATCTTTCTTTCAGGAGAAGAGCTACCAAAGTGTTGGACGGATCCAAAATATCGAAAGCATGAATAATAAGTTTGTTTAGTTTTAAATGGCATTTTGAATAAAACACTTCCATACGGGCTGTTTTGTATCAATACAAAGCTAACTTATTGGTAATGCTGAAGCTGAGTAAAATGTTAAATGTTAAATGATTTCTAAAACATTTTGATTATACTCAAAGTAGTTATATAGGAAGTTCTAACCATAAGGATATAATTTTTTGAAATAGGGATTAAGAAAAAGTATTAGCTATAATATTTTAGCCATCGGTTAAAAGTAGTAAATTGATATCTCTAAATGAAGATCGGGTGCCATTATTAAACTTTTCTTAATCTGAATAATGACAGGGACAACCACTCTTTAATAAAACATACTCACTATGTCCGATACTCTTCAGTATTGGACATAGTGAGTATAATGATTTAAACTAGCTTCAACTGCCTTATCTGCTTGGTTTTACAAATAATGTTATTAACTAAACCCGTTCCTTTATATCCACCATACATTGATTTGTGTGATTTCGACTTTGATGACTATCCTCAGTTAGATAAAATATTCTCATCTAATGAACCCTGGTGGCTTGAACAATTTAACTGGGGAAAGATTTTCCTTACCTACATTGGCAGAAATAAATCTGCACATACTTATGAGCGCTTTAGAAATGACGTTGAACGTTTTCTTTTATGGTCATTCATTGTAAAGAAAAAACCAATCGACCAATTACGTAAATCAGACTTATTAGAATATGCTGACTTTTGTTGGCAGCCACCAGTTGATTGGATTGGCACATCTAATCAAGAACGTTTTAAAATAACCAATGGATATTCAGCTGCTAATGAACTTTGGTTTCCATACAAGATTCAAGCACCTAAGAGCTTAAAGTCACAATTCGTCATTGATAAGAAAAAGTATCGTCCATCACAACAAACGCTTTCATCAATGTTTACCGCCATTATCGTTTTTTATAATTACCTGATGGCTGAAGATTTTTGTATTGGTAACCCTGCACAAATAGCTAAAAAAGATTGTCGCCACTTTATCATCGACTCTCAAGTTAAAGAAATCAAACGTTTAACCGGTAGCCAATGGCAATTCGTCTTAGATACTGCTGTTGAAATGGCTGATGAAAATGCAATGTTTGAACGAAACTTATTTGTAATAGCGTCCTTAAAAACCCTATTCTTAAGGATTTCAGAGCTATCCGAGCGTCCTAACTGGTCACCAACTATGGGGCATTTTTGGCAAGATGACGATGAAAACTGGTGGCTTAAAATCTTTGGCAAAAGCCGAAAATTACGTGATATTACGGTTCCTATCGACTTTTTACCCTTTTTAGAACGTTATCGTGCTTCTCGTGGTTTATTAGGTTTACCCTCAAGCAATGAAAATTCTATTCTTGTTGAAAAAGTCCGTGGTCAAGGCGGCATGACATCTCGACATTTACGACGTTTAGTACAAAGTGTTTTCGACCAAGCACACGAAAATATGCGCAGATCAGAAGGTGAAAACAAAGCACTAAAACTCAAAGAAGCTTCTGCCCATTGGTTAAGGCACACCGGAGCTAGTATGGAAATTGAACGTGGGCGCCCTCTTAAAGATATTTCTGAAGATCTTGGTCATGCCAGTATGGCAACAACGGATACTGTTTATGTTCAGAGTGAAAACAAGAAACGTGCAGAAAGCGGTAAACGCAGAAAGGTAGACTAGCTAAACACAATGTAGCTACTCAGAATTATACTTTAATTGTTTTGCTTTTTTATTACTGAGAGTGTTAAATAAAACAGCGTGCTACGTAATTAATCACCCGTAATGACAAGCAAACTTTAGTAGAATTCACGTAGAGACAGGTTGTATTTTAGGCTAAGTAGCCTAAAGGTACCATTAATAAAGGCTTGTAGCGATAGTGCACTTGATTTGAACCCTTTGTCATTATCGTTAAATTTCATCATAATTGATTAGATAAGCAACAATAACAATACTATTTAGCCCGGAAAATGGTGATAAGCGCCCTGCTGTTAAACTTTTTACTTGTGCACTATTAATGGTGTTCACTTAAATGTTTTGTCTGTTTTTTACTGTTGGCACGTAATAAAAAAGCCCTAACAGTTATGTTAGGGCCTGCATTAAGTAGATAATTCAACACTAATTCAACCTTTCAAATTAGTGTTGATTGTTAAAAACTAATTATTTTATTATTCTTTTTCGAGCTAACACCGTTAACGCAATTAACATTAAGACCACTGTCATTGGCTCAGGTACATCAACAGGACCTGCAGAGTTAACGGCAAAATAAGCATTATTGCTGCTAACTTCGGCGAAAGAGGCACCAAACTCATTACCAAAAATCACATTCGTTAAATTCAATGTATCCGTTCCAATACTGGTAACGTTAAAATTTACACTCGCTAACACAAATTGGCTCAATCCATCTTGCACTGGTAAAAGTTCATCCCACCAAGCATAACTAATTTCAGATAAACTCATACTGTCAGTCATAATATCAAAAACACTTTGATCGCTACCAGCAACACCTACATTGAGTTTATTACCAAAACTGTTAGAGACATAATCTATTATTGAATTGTCCCACGACAGAGTAAAATCAAAACTCGCTAATAACTTTTGAAAACCCAAACCATCTTCTTCAATATCGCTAATGATAAAATCTGCTGTGAGCACGTCACCAACTTGATAACTATCTTGGTTTAGTTCTACCGAAAGTAATGTTGCCTGACTATTGAATGATACTAAAAGCATTGTTAATAACATTATTATTTTTTTCATGATAATTTCCTTTTAAATTTATTGAATGAATTATTCTGTCGCACAACGCGAACGAGTACATAAAGACATTAATGCTCTAACATCTAGACTGTTAACGACACTATCGTTATTAAAGTCATGTTGAATATCACCTGTTTCACCACGGCGAACCATCATAGAAAATTGAGTCACATCATTGCGATCTATGTCTGCATCGCCATCAAAATCACCGATAAGTTCTGCTTCACTGAGTAGATTCAGCACAACAATGACAGGATCATGGTCTGATGCTCGATACGCATCTTCAGCAAAGTAAGTTGAAAGTTGTTCTGATGATTTATATTCGGTGTTGTAATCAAATATACGAGGCTCATCAGCATTGATATGCCATACGGTAGTATCTACTACTTGACTAGCTAACTTATCGCTTGCAAGGGCATGGTCTAAATAACCAATTTCACCACCAAAACTATACGAATAACCAGTACTTCCCATATAGTCAGCAACTAAATTATGATAATTACTGTTGGTAATCGCATTAATTGGATCTTCTTTACCGTAAGCATTCAAATCACCAATAATTAAGAAATCATCATCGCTAGTGCCCGTAGGTTTTGTGTTTAACCAAGCCGTTAAGCCATTGGCTGCTTGTGTTCTCAACTCATTCCAACATCCTTGACCGTCTCCTTGATCAAGATTATTGCCAGAGGCACTGCCACAACTTCCTTTCGACTTAAAGTGATTAACCGCAATGGTTAGCTCTTCATTCGACGCTATTTCTTTGAAGGTTTGAACCAGCGGTTGACGGTTACCAAAATCAAATGGGCTTTGATTAGTAGTAACAGCATTACCCACTATTCCGACAGTAGCGGGTTTATAAATAATTCCTACTGCAATGGCATCGCCACCAACACCTGTTTGGTCGAGACTAACGTAGTTATATGTCCCTTCTCCTACTTGACTATTTAGCTGTTTAACAAGATCTGCTATGGCAGAATTGCTGTCAAAACCATCGTTTTCTAACTCCATCAGTCCAACAATATCTGCATTAATTTCTTTTAGTGCAGACACAATTTTACTGCTTTGACGGGTAAATTCTTCAAGCGTATCTGCACCGCGCGCAGTAGGGAAACCTTGACCAGCACCGTCTCCATTGAAGTAATTTAAAACGTTAAAGCTTGCTACTTTTAAGGAGCCACTTTCATTGAGATCAGGTTGTGTTGTTCTCACATTTGTCGTACTAAATAGTGGTGTCGTTGTTGGCAACACACGATATTGATTGAAACTATAATCAATGACACCAGTTAAACCCGTAACAGAATCGCCCAAACGTAAAGTATTTTCATGACTCAATCCAGGTGCTGGAAATGGTACATTGTCAGGGTTTTGCGCGTTGTTCATATCATCTAATGTGATTCTATTTCGGCTGTTTTTATCCGCTAAATCAATAGCTTGCTCGCTACCTGCGTTATAAATATTGGTAGGCAATATCAAGCGTCCATTAGACAGCGTTAGCTGACCATAACGAGCCAGATTATAAGTATCACTAACTTTCAAAGTATCGTTAAAGCTCACTGACATGCCTTCGATAGTTTCCCAGTAATCGATACTTGAAACCGGTAAAGACACCATTGTAGGCTCAATTGATTCACCAACACCACAATCAATAAAGTCTGTTGTCGCCGTCAATTGGGTACGGCCAAAACTCTCTTTGATGGTACCAAGTATTCTTATTTTATTGCCCTCTGTGGGGAAGTTAGCAATGTTATTAAAGTAAACAAATATTGCTTCAGAGGTCATCAAATCAGCATCAGTATCGTCTGCTTCTTCTTGTACAAAATACCCTTTTAAGCTTGGCACGGCTGACGTAACAGAGCCTTCAATAACTTTAACTTCACCAATAACGGTTGAGTCATTGCTACTGCCTTGAATTACATTAATTTTGTCAGCTTCATCACCACACATTCCAATAACAGGATCTTCACCTGTACCAGGATCTGTCGGAGAAGTATCAGCGAGATGTGAGCCCAAATTTTCAAAAGTATCTTTAGGATTTGACTGCCACTGATCTGCTTTAATAAATTCATCCATTCGGTCGGTATCACCTGATGTTATTGAAGATAAACGTAGTAATGAAGTATCTTTACCCCAATTTTCTCTCACACCATAAGTACCAATATTATCGATAATCGTATCGCCATGTACGAGCTCTACATAATCATCACCATTAAAATTAACAGCACTTACAAAATGGTCGATAAATGGTACTAATAAACTATCATCTGCAATTTGACTAGAGCCAAGTACCACCACATCATTAGCAAGTATCTCACCCGTTAATGTATAGGTACCAGTAGCGGTAAGACTTCCATTTGAATAAAGCTTGAATTGATAATCCGCCAATGATATTGCACTGTTTGTTGGGTTATAAATCTCTATTGCTTTATTAAAGCTAGAACCTTCAACATATTCAGAGAAAAACAAATCAACTCCCGTTGCAGGAGGATCTACTGGATCAACGGGGTCGACCGGATCAACCTCTGAACATGATGCGCTATATAGCGTTGAAATCCATTCTGGGTGATCAATAAATGGATTACGATTTCCTTGAAACTCATAAATTTTATTATTTCGATTAATTTCAAACTCATCAACCGGATCTTCTTCACTCCACGCTAACAAAGTACATAACTTACCTAATTTGGCTTCACCACCAGAGGTTAAGGTATCGACAACTTGTAGGTCGGGTGTTACAGAATCTAATCCGGCATAACGAGTATCCATATATAAAACGATACGAGCAACATCGCCTTTTACAGCATCTCTTGGTTCAAATGAATTTCCGTCTACGCGATTATCTGGAGCTTCTGGTAAAGGTGCATCACTATTATCAAAATCTAAGTTACCTCTTGAAGAGTTAACGGATATATCCGTCGGTCTTAAGTGGTGAATATCTGAATAAGCCATAGCACTTGAACTTGGGAAGCCGTGGCTTTTTGCCCAAACATGTTCACGGTTCCAGTTATCAGGGTTGGTCGATTGTGAACCACTACCATTGGAATTTTTTGCTTTAGAAATACCACGATAAAATAAGATAACATTATCAGGGTTCATCGGGTCTTCATCAGTAACAGTTAATGCTGTCCATGCTTCTGAATAGGTTAACTGCTTATGATTTGCTGAGATGACTTCATTGATGTTGGTTCGAATAACCTCGGTACTTTGTACAGAATCAATGGCGTTAAACACAGCGGCATAATAGGTAGCATCAACAAAGTCTTCTGCACTTTCTATCGTGCTTAAGTCTGGGCAATTATAACAAGCATCTGTGACTGGACCTTGACTACTATCACCTCCTCCATCTTCAACACCAGAAGTAACGAGTACGTTATCCAAACGAATATATTCAGAGCCAGAGTTGTTTGCCATAGAAGCTTTAATTTGAAGCGTACTTCCTTCTGCAATGCTTTGTGTTATGGCTGCAGACGTAAAGTCATCAATCAATGTGTGACTACTGCTGCCTTTACCTTGCCAGTTTTCTACCTTAACAAAAGGCGCATCATCTATTGAATAGGAAAGATCAAAAAAATCAGCTGATTCAAGGGTGCCACTTTCTTCTGCTAACACAGAAATGTTAATATTCTGCTTGCCTTGAATATCAATTTTCTCCGATAGCCAATCTACACTGCCATCTACATCTCTTGCTTCGACTTTATTATTCGTGACTTTAAACCAATCACTGTTTGCTGTTAATTGTGCATTAGTAACATCAATAGACCAGCGAGTAACACCGTCCATATCGATGGTTTCATAAACTGCTCCTTTATTGGTTAATGCTGGGTCAGAAAAGTCTTCAGACCACAGTGTTTCAGCACTTAAAGCACTGTAGCTAACAAAGCTTGAAGCAACACAAAGTGCAATCGAGTTTAATTTTAATTTATTTTTGCCAAAAAATAGACTTGGCACTACCTTACGAGTCTTCATTTCATTTCTCCAAATTTTCAATGAATTTACGTTAAAAAAGTACTTCTATTGGTTAAAACTTCAACTTGATTCTGAACGATAAATGTTACAGTTTTGTTATTTAACGGTAAGATTGTTGTTATTATTGACCAAATAGTCAACTACTAAGTGTATATAAAATAAACATATTTAATAAAACACTCTATCTGGTCAGTTAGAGTAAGGGTTTGAGGTTGATTTTATTTTGTACAGCCCGAATAAAAAAGACTAAAAATCGATGGCTCGATGGTATTAGATGAGAAAGGAACGATTGGTTAAGCCATACTGGAGCCAGTATGGCAATTTACTAGGAGTAATCTATTAAACTTTTAGTTGTGGGTGCGATACTACATGAATAACAATCAACGGAGACTAGCTCATTATTTTCGTTTTGCAATCAACAGCGCTGACACTATCAACAGTGATCCAATGGTAAGTCTGACTAATTCTTCTGGTGTTCCCCCTTTAGCTTCACCAAAAATAAACAAGGAAGCAAACATAGCCAGTGGTACTACCGCATTATTGAATGTTGCTAATACACCAACACTTGTTTGAGTTCCGCCTTTATTCCAAAGGAAGAAACAAAGCCCTGAGGCAATTATCCCCATATACACTAAAACAAACCACTGTGTTGGTGTTGCGTTCAATGGAATAGGTGGTTGATGAGAAATTAATAGCGTAGCAATGGTAGTAAAAATGGCTGCACCTAGGTATAAAAAACCAAAAATAGAGCTGTCAGTAATATGTGCTCTACTTCTTTTCCAATCGCGATAATAAACTTGCCCAAAAGCAAAGGCCAGATTAGCTACTTGCATCAAACCAAATCCTAACCAAATTTCGTTTGAATCTATATTGCCCATTTTTATAATTGCGGCACCAAAAACAGACAGAACAGTGGCCACTAAATACCAAGGGGTAAAACTACGTTGTCTAAGATCGTTAATAATAACGATATAAAGTGGCGTAAGTACGCTAAATAGCGCGACAAGGTGTGATGGTAGATAGCGAAAAGCGGAAAGATAACAGGTATACATTACACCGTATTGAAGTGCGCCAAGCAATATCAACTGCCGTTTTTCCTTCCCGTTGGTATTACCGAATTTCATAAAGGGAATAAAAGCAATTAGCGCAAGTAACAGGCGAGTATCTGCTATTTGAAGTGGGTCAAGACCTTTGAGTGCGTTACCAATTAGACCAAAGGAAAAAGCCCAAATTAGCGTAGTGATCGCTAGATAAATCATTAAAAATCTCGAATAATTAGTGTTATACCAATCTGATCAAACAACTTCCCATTTTCGAGTGGTCTAAAAACCCAATAACTGCGTTGCTTTCAATCGCAATAGCCTGCTATTACTCAATCAAGCGCCTTGTTCTTGAATTTTTATCCTCACTGAACTTTGGGAACTAACTTAATCAAATTAGTATTAAAATGACCCCAGCCAATAAGCTGGGGTCTATGTTAAGTATTTTACCAGTTGTAAGTAGCACTGATGGTGTATTGTTCACCACGACCCGGTGTACCAGGTATCTCTTCAAAAGATTCATCCCAAAGATTGTCTGCTGCAAGCACAATATCTAAACCTTTAATCTGTGAAGGAGAAACCTTTAATGAAAGGTGTGTGAATAGAGCATCGTCGTCACCGTTGCGTAGAATGTTTTCTTCTTGTTTGCGCCACTCATTATCAACACGTACTTCTACGATGTCGCTAGGATGCCAAATAACACCTAATGTTACCCGATGATCTGGGAAGTTCAATGCATAAAAGCTAGCATCTATATCCGCAGCACCATAATCTTCTGATTTTTCAAGGAAGGTGTAACTAGTGATTATTTCTGCGTTTTCAAAACGCTTTACCGCAAGTAGTTCTAAACCTAAGGTATCAATATCAACCGGGTTTGCTGAACGAGCAGAAGTTGAACTCAAGCTATAGGTCCAATCGGTTAAATCATTGTCTTGTCGATAAAAAATAGCAGAATCAAGGCGCCAAGTTTCGCGATCTAATACCAAGCCTAATTCTATGTTTTTAGTGGTTTCTCGCTCAAGATTATAATTACTTCTAAACAATCCACCACTATCACTACCACCGATAGCGGTATAACCAGCTACTTGACTGGCTTCTGCATAAGAGAGATAAATCGTTTGAGAAGTATCATCAGCATTAATTGTATCCCACGTTATATCACCAATCATTGATACTTGAGAATCGTCTCGATTAGTATCATCAAAAGCCGCGCCGAGACGGACAGTTAATGCTTGGTCATTATGTAGATCCATTCGGTATTCAGGTAATACACTGAGCTTGTAATAATGACGAGAAGTAAAGTTATTTTCTAACGTGGTTGATTTAATACTGTCTGCTATAAACTGCGTTGAATAATTCAGTGCAAATGATGCTGTTTGGGCATGGCGACCGGATAACGCTATCGATTTAACATCAGTTTCGTGAAAAGCTTCAAAGATATCAGGGTTTTCACGGGAAAAAACATAATGGTCTTTGTTATTACGATAGTAAGTGGAAATTTCAAATGTGCTGTCTTGCGCATATTCCTGTTTATGATTAAGTATTAATAGTTGTGTTTCAAGATCTTCAGTTTCATTAACATTAAATGGCGTGTACATATTTGGCCAGCCAAAAAATTTGTCTTGAGAACCAAAAAACAGATCGGTCTGTGATGAAGGCCCAACTAACTGAATACGAGCAGAGGCACGTTGAAAATCATGATCGCCATTTTCTATCGTGCCATCACTTTCAGAGCGAGAGAATTCACCTTCTAAACCAAGAGTCCAATCAGTAGAATCACCCAGTGCCATACTCACACCACTGTGTATTCGTTGTAAATTAAAGTTGTTATTACCTGCGCCAATTGAAGCACTGCCTGCCGTTTTTATTGGTGTCCAGTTGCGGGAAACGGTCCCTACCGAGCTATTAACACCGTGCAGCGCATTATCTGCACCAGTCAGTACATTAGCATTACTTAACATTTCCTGAGCAATAGGAATTTCTGCAAAGTAATGTCCAGTTTGCGGATCAAGTAATGTCGCGCTGCCAACCCTAAAGCCAGTATTTTCGAAAATACCACCACGAATAGTTACATCAGCTTGAGCTTCTGCCATATTGCGTGACTGTAGATCAACGCGTGGGTCATATTCTAAATTAGAAACTGGCGAACCAAAAGTTCCCACAGGCTTAGTATTAGCCGTGGTTGAGCTTTCAACCGTGATTTTCTCAATATCATTACTGACATCTTCATTTACTATAGTGCTTACTTCATCACTTACTGCATGAATTTCATCGGATGCCGATGAAACAGTCGATAGGCTAAATAACAAAGCGGGCAAAGCAACTTGTACAACTCGAATCATGTTAATGTTCTCTATTTACACTGTTTTATCTATCTTAAAAACGATTGTTTTTCACTCAATCACTCACTTGCTCAAGAAACCACATGACTAGCTTACAGAAAGAGTTATTACTAATCTTTGTGTTATACCGTCGGGTTTAAAATATTGGAACAACTTCACGAAAATATCGTAATATGGGTAGGGTTCAGCTGAAAGGTAGTAATGGTATGTTAATTAAGATTATATCTTAGCGAAGTACAATTTTATACATGATAGCCATTCTCACTTAATAATGATTTACAATTGAACACATAACAACCAGAGTGATGACGATTTATCCGCTATTACAATAATCAATAGGTTTTGTTAAGACCAAATATGAAAACACAACAAACTAAGAATGATGTCCACGAACCAGAAACTATTTATTTTGCTGGGGGCTGCCTTTGGGGCGTACAGGAATTTATTAAGCACCTACCTGGCGTTATTGCAACAGCAGCAGGTCGAGCTAATGGCTTAACCAATACAACCAAGAGCAGTTATGATGGTTATGCTGAATGTGTAGAAGTAATCTTCATCCCAAACACGGTCAATGTTATTGAACTTATAGGTTACT
The DNA window shown above is from Colwellia psychrerythraea 34H and carries:
- a CDS encoding EamA family transporter; translated protein: MIYLAITTLIWAFSFGLIGNALKGLDPLQIADTRLLLALIAFIPFMKFGNTNGKEKRQLILLGALQYGVMYTCYLSAFRYLPSHLVALFSVLTPLYIVIINDLRQRSFTPWYLVATVLSVFGAAIIKMGNIDSNEIWLGFGLMQVANLAFAFGQVYYRDWKRSRAHITDSSIFGFLYLGAAIFTTIATLLISHQPPIPLNATPTQWFVLVYMGIIASGLCFFLWNKGGTQTSVGVLATFNNAVVPLAMFASLFIFGEAKGGTPEELVRLTIGSLLIVSALLIAKRK
- a CDS encoding TonB-dependent receptor plug domain-containing protein, whose product is MIRVVQVALPALLFSLSTVSSASDEIHAVSDEVSTIVNEDVSNDIEKITVESSTTANTKPVGTFGSPVSNLEYDPRVDLQSRNMAEAQADVTIRGGIFENTGFRVGSATLLDPQTGHYFAEIPIAQEMLSNANVLTGADNALHGVNSSVGTVSRNWTPIKTAGSASIGAGNNNFNLQRIHSGVSMALGDSTDWTLGLEGEFSRSESDGTIENGDHDFQRASARIQLVGPSSQTDLFFGSQDKFFGWPNMYTPFNVNETEDLETQLLILNHKQEYAQDSTFEISTYYRNNKDHYVFSRENPDIFEAFHETDVKSIALSGRHAQTASFALNYSTQFIADSIKSTTLENNFTSRHYYKLSVLPEYRMDLHNDQALTVRLGAAFDDTNRDDSQVSMIGDITWDTINADDTSQTIYLSYAEASQVAGYTAIGGSDSGGLFRSNYNLERETTKNIELGLVLDRETWRLDSAIFYRQDNDLTDWTYSLSSTSARSANPVDIDTLGLELLAVKRFENAEIITSYTFLEKSEDYGAADIDASFYALNFPDHRVTLGVIWHPSDIVEVRVDNEWRKQEENILRNGDDDALFTHLSLKVSPSQIKGLDIVLAADNLWDESFEEIPGTPGRGEQYTISATYNW